GTTGACGACGCTGCCGTCGGACATCGTGATGCTGTAGGCCACGCTGTTGTCGGCCGGGTTGACCGCACCGAACTGGATGCTCATCGGCACCTTGCTCATGTCCAGATTGCTGTTGACCGCATACAGCGAGTCGACCGTCATCGTGCCCGTGTTGTTGATGTTGGTCACGCCGGTGATCGGCGAGGCCGCGGCCAGGCCGTTGGTGTTGTCCAGGATGCGCTTCATGCCGATCGCGGCCATCGCCACCGGCTCCAGCGCAAAGCTGTCGCTGGGCGTCATCGGCGACCCGCCCTCGGTCAGGCGCAGGCCGTAGCGCTGCTCGATCTGGGCGGCGCTCAGCACCTCGGGCTTGCCATCGGGGCGCGCGGTCAGCTCATACTGGCCGGGCGTGCCGCTCGGGTCGGTGCGCAGCACGAAGCTGTTGGCCGGCACCCGGCTCGGGTCGACGATCTGCACCGCCATCGTGGTGGCGTAGCTGCCGTCGGGGTTGCGCACATTGCTCGAGTTGGGCAGGGCGCGCGGGTCGCCGACGCCGAAGATCGGCGCGCCGACGCCTGGCGGGTTGGACAGGTCCAGGCCCAGGGCCTGCTGGCCGTTGACCTTCATCGACAGCGACATCGCCATCTGGCCCAGCAGGTTGCGGGCGTCCTGCAGGTCCTTGTTCTGGTAGGCCAGCAGCGCGCTGATCGAACCGCCGGTCAGCACGCTCTCGTCCAGCGCACGGGCGCCGTTGGCCTCGGAGATGCTGACCTGGGCGCGCGAGCTGTCATAGGGGTCGGGCGTGACCGACAGGGTCTGGGCCTGGTCGCCCAGCACCAGGCGCTGGCCGCCGCCGATGAAGACGCCGACCGTGCCGTCGTCGGCCGGCAGGGTGGTGACCTGCACATACTGGCTCAGCTGCGAGATCAGCTGCTCGCGCTGGTCCAGCAGGTCGTTGGGGGTATGGCCGGTGCCGTTGGCGCGCGCGATCTGGTCGTTGGCCGCGGCGATCTGCTTGGCCAGCTGGTTGAC
This genomic stretch from Roseateles sp. DAIF2 harbors:
- the flgK gene encoding flagellar hook-associated protein FlgK, translating into MGTSALLSLGMKAMFANQAALQTIGQNIANANTPGYSRQLVNLTTPEGQFTGAGYFGKGVTVQTVTRAHNEFLTKEAASSKSLAFMDSTKFALLQQLEKIFPTGNAGLGQAANQFLNSMVDVASRPADPSARQVALGRAQELAARFSDAGAQLADLQAGVVSDLKADLGVVNQLAKQIAAANDQIARANGTGHTPNDLLDQREQLISQLSQYVQVTTLPADDGTVGVFIGGGQRLVLGDQAQTLSVTPDPYDSSRAQVSISEANGARALDESVLTGGSISALLAYQNKDLQDARNLLGQMAMSLSMKVNGQQALGLDLSNPPGVGAPIFGVGDPRALPNSSNVRNPDGSYATTMAVQIVDPSRVPANSFVLRTDPSGTPGQYELTARPDGKPEVLSAAQIEQRYGLRLTEGGSPMTPSDSFALEPVAMAAIGMKRILDNTNGLAAASPITGVTNINNTGTMTVDSLYAVNSNLDMSKVPMSIQFGAVNPADNSVAYSITMSDGSVVNGNWKAGSVIGNEPLAGIDLGFELRLNGVPKPGDTLDINATQFPAANNSNAKAFLNLQTESFVGRVLQADGSLSKGATITDAYASAMSEIGARVQGAKYLAGVSTSVASDAEKVRSGQAGVNLDEEAARLMQYQQGYQAAAKVLQAGQKIFDELLQLAQR